CGCGCGCCGTTCCGGTTGGCCCGTGAAGCGGTCGTGCACATGCAGCCCGGTTCGGCGATCATCAACATCACGTCGACATTCGCCATCGTGGGCGGTCTGCGGGGCGGCGCCTACTCGGCGGCCAAGGGTGGCCTGACATCCCTGACAAGGCACATCGCCTGCCAGTACGGGCCACAAGGCATTCGCTGCAATGCCGTTGCCCCGGGTGTCACCCTCACTCCGATGGTGGCGAGCCGCTTAGAAGACCCACGATTCCGCAAGATCAACACCGAGATGACGCCGTACCCACGCCTGGGCGAGGTCGAGGACATCGCGAGCACCGTCGCGTTCCTGTGTAGCGACGGAGCAGCCTTCATCAACGGGCAGGAGATCGCCGTCGACGGCGGCTGGACGTCGACCAAGTACCTCTCGGACTTCGCGCTGAACGCCGATTGGGTCGAGCGGCAGTGAACCTGTTCGGCCTTCTGGACCAGGCCGCAGAGCGGTTCGGCGATCGTGGCGCGGTGTTCCGTGGTGAGAGCCAGTTGCACACGTGGTCCGAGTTGCGTGAACGGGCGATGCGAATCGCGTCCACCCTTGGGGCGCCCGGCACCCGTATCGCCATCGCCAGCGAGAACCGCCCTGAGATCGTCGAGCTGATGTTCGCGACATGGGCGGCCGAGTGTGCGGTCGTGCCGATCAACTACAAGCTTCATCCGCGCGAAATGGTCCAGATCATCGACGACGCAGGGGTCTCGCAGGTGTTCGCGTCGCCCAAGATCGGCGCGGAGCTGTCGTCGGCCACCGACGTGCCCGTCGAAACCGTTGACTCAGAGGCCTATTCGGCGCGCACAACGAGCACCCCGGTGGAACGGCCGCGCAGCACCGACCCGGCGACCCTGGCCTGGCTCTTCTACACCAGCGGGACCACCGGCCGCTCGAAGGGGGCCATGCTCTCGCACCGCAACCTGATGGCGATGACGGTGTCGCACCTGGCGGATTTCGACTCGCCGGACCACACCTGCAGCCTGGTGCACGGCGCACCGATGTCGCACGGCTCCGGCCTGTACATCCCGCCCTACGTGTTACGTGCTGCGCGGCAGGTGATTCCGGCCTCCGCGGCGTTTGAGCCGGGCGAGTTTCTCGACCTTTGTGAGCGTCATCCCGGCTGCAGCGCGTTCCTCGCGCCCACGATGGTTCAGCGCCTCGTCCAGACCGGACGCGCACGCCCACAGAACCTGCGCACGATCGTGTACGGCGGCGGCCCGATGTACGTCGACAGCCTGAAGAAGGCGGTGGCGGCGTTCGGCCCGATATTCGTCCAGCTCTACGGTCAAGGCGAGGCACCGATGACCATCACCGGGCTGCGCAGGGCCGACCACATCGACGCCGATGACGCGGTTCTGGGTTCCGTCGGGTACGCCCGGTCAGGTGTGGACGTCGCGGTGCTGCGCGACGACGGCACACCGGCGTCGGCGGGTGAGATCGGTGAGATCGTCTGTCGCGGAGACGTTGTCATGGCCGGCTACTGGAACAATCCCGAGGCCACCGCGAAGACCCTGCAGGAAGGGTGGTTGCGCACCGGCGACATGGGGTCGTTCGACGAGCGCGGCTTCCTCACGTTGCGGGACCGCTCCAAGGATGTGGTGATCAGCGGAGGAAGCAACATCTATCCGCGCGAGGTCGAGGAGATCCTGCTCGAGCATCCGGGCGTCGACGAGGCGGGTGTCGTGGGGGCGCCTGACGAGGAGTGGGGCGAGGTCGTCGTTGCGTTCATCGTCGGCTCGGCGTCGCCCGCGGACCTGGACGCTCATCTGCTCGAGCGCATCGCGCGGTTCAAAAGGCCCAAGCGGTACGAGTACATCGACGAGCTGCCGAAGAACAGCTACGGCAAGGTGCTCAAGCGGGCCTTGCGCGAGCGCTTGGCTTAGCGAGATCCAGAACACGCGGGTGTGGGGTTTTGTTACGCCAAGAGCCGAGTATGCGTGCGGGTAACCCACGTTCGGCGGAGAACAGTAGCCGTAGCATGGCAGCATGCGCGTCGTCATCGCCGGTGGGCACGGCAAGATCGCCCTCATCCTCGAACGCCTGCTCTCCGAGCGCGGAGACACGGCGGTCGGCCTGATCAGAAACCCCGACCACGTCGCCGACGTGGAAGCGACAGGTGCCCAGGCAGTCGTCATCGACCTCGAAGCCGTCACCGCCGCCGACGTCGCAACGCACCTGCAGGGCGCCGACGCCGTCGTGTTCGCGGCGGGGGCAGGCCCCGGCAGTGGCGCGGCACGCAAGCAGACCGTCGACTGTGATGCGGCCATTCTGCTCGCCGACGCGGCCGAGATCGCGGGAGTGCGGCGCTACGTGATGGTTTCGGCGATCGGTGCCGATGTCGAGGCACCCGATGACATCGGCGATCCGGTGTTCGTCGCGTATCTGCGCGCGAAAGGCCATGCGGACGACGTGATCCGCGCGCGTGATGCACTCGAGGTCACCGTCATACGCCCCGGCCATCTCACGAACGACGCGGGCACGGGTCGGGTCGAGATATCCGACCAGACCGGGCATGGTGACATCCCGCGCGAGGATGTCGCCAAGGTTCTGCTCGGGATGCTCGACACTCCCGAGACCGCCGGGCGCACGTTCGAGCTGATCGGCGGGGAAACGCCGATCGCCCAGGCGGTCAACCAAGCGCGGTGACAACGACGGGAATGTTGCCCTGACGCGGTAGGCCGGTGATGCGGTCGTAGTCGACGTCGGTGGGGACGAGGCGGCCGACGTTCGAGCCCCTGTCCCGAAACTCGGCGTCTTCCTCGGGCAATCCACCGAACGCGTGGTGCATCGCTATC
The sequence above is drawn from the Mycobacterium gallinarum genome and encodes:
- a CDS encoding SDR family NAD(P)-dependent oxidoreductase; its protein translation is MQVAIVTGASSGIGFGCATKLASQGMAVLGTGRDDARLAELKSHDPGHIETLAVDLTADDAPRRIVDTAIERWGRIDFLINNAGVGSPKPLHETDDESLDYFLGLMLRAPFRLAREAVVHMQPGSAIINITSTFAIVGGLRGGAYSAAKGGLTSLTRHIACQYGPQGIRCNAVAPGVTLTPMVASRLEDPRFRKINTEMTPYPRLGEVEDIASTVAFLCSDGAAFINGQEIAVDGGWTSTKYLSDFALNADWVERQ
- a CDS encoding acyl-CoA synthetase, which encodes MNLFGLLDQAAERFGDRGAVFRGESQLHTWSELRERAMRIASTLGAPGTRIAIASENRPEIVELMFATWAAECAVVPINYKLHPREMVQIIDDAGVSQVFASPKIGAELSSATDVPVETVDSEAYSARTTSTPVERPRSTDPATLAWLFYTSGTTGRSKGAMLSHRNLMAMTVSHLADFDSPDHTCSLVHGAPMSHGSGLYIPPYVLRAARQVIPASAAFEPGEFLDLCERHPGCSAFLAPTMVQRLVQTGRARPQNLRTIVYGGGPMYVDSLKKAVAAFGPIFVQLYGQGEAPMTITGLRRADHIDADDAVLGSVGYARSGVDVAVLRDDGTPASAGEIGEIVCRGDVVMAGYWNNPEATAKTLQEGWLRTGDMGSFDERGFLTLRDRSKDVVISGGSNIYPREVEEILLEHPGVDEAGVVGAPDEEWGEVVVAFIVGSASPADLDAHLLERIARFKRPKRYEYIDELPKNSYGKVLKRALRERLA
- a CDS encoding NAD(P)-binding oxidoreductase; translated protein: MRVVIAGGHGKIALILERLLSERGDTAVGLIRNPDHVADVEATGAQAVVIDLEAVTAADVATHLQGADAVVFAAGAGPGSGAARKQTVDCDAAILLADAAEIAGVRRYVMVSAIGADVEAPDDIGDPVFVAYLRAKGHADDVIRARDALEVTVIRPGHLTNDAGTGRVEISDQTGHGDIPREDVAKVLLGMLDTPETAGRTFELIGGETPIAQAVNQAR